The Kineothrix sp. MB12-C1 genome includes a window with the following:
- a CDS encoding ABC-F family ATP-binding cassette domain-containing protein: protein MSILNVENLTHGFGDRAIFNDVSFRLLKGEHIGLIGANGEGKSTFMNIITDKLMPDEGKIEWAKNVRVGYLDQHTALEKGMTIRDVLSSAFSFLFDMEAEMNLICDKMGEASPEELEQYMEDLGTIQDMLTVHDFYMIDAKVEEVGRALGLTDIGLEKDVTDLSGGQRTKVLLAKLLLEKPDILLLDEPTNYLDVEHIEWLKRYLNDYENAFILISHDIPFLNSVINLIYHMDNQALERYVGDYDKFQEVYAMKKSQLEAAYNKQQKEIADLKDFVARNKARVATRNMAMSRQKKLDKMDMIELASERPKPEFRFKEARTPGRYIFQAKDLVIGYNEPLSSPLNLEMERGQKIALIGANGIGKSTLLKSILGLIPALSGDVTQGDYLNIGYFEQEMDQNVATTCIEEIWKEFPSYTQYEVRSALAKCGLTTKHIESKVKVLSGGEQAKVRLCKLLNRETNVLLLDEPTNHLDVDAKAELKRALSAYKGSILLVCHEPEFYEGLVTDVWDCTKWTTKIF from the coding sequence ATGAGTATTTTAAATGTGGAGAATCTAACACATGGCTTTGGCGACAGAGCCATTTTTAACGATGTATCCTTTCGTTTATTAAAAGGAGAACATATAGGATTAATCGGAGCAAATGGAGAAGGTAAGTCTACCTTTATGAATATTATTACGGACAAACTTATGCCCGATGAAGGGAAAATCGAATGGGCAAAAAATGTGCGTGTAGGCTACCTTGATCAGCATACTGCCCTGGAAAAAGGAATGACAATCCGCGATGTCCTTTCCTCTGCCTTCTCCTTTCTCTTCGATATGGAAGCGGAAATGAATCTTATCTGCGATAAAATGGGGGAAGCTTCCCCGGAAGAATTGGAACAGTATATGGAAGATCTCGGTACCATTCAAGATATGCTCACAGTACATGACTTCTATATGATCGATGCGAAGGTGGAGGAAGTCGGCCGTGCTCTCGGTCTTACTGATATCGGACTGGAAAAGGATGTAACTGACTTAAGCGGCGGCCAGAGAACTAAGGTTCTGCTTGCCAAGCTTCTATTAGAAAAGCCGGATATTCTTCTCTTGGACGAGCCGACGAACTACCTCGATGTAGAACATATCGAATGGCTGAAACGGTATTTGAATGATTATGAGAATGCATTTATTCTCATTTCCCATGACATTCCATTCCTTAACAGTGTTATTAACCTGATTTATCATATGGACAATCAGGCGCTGGAACGCTATGTGGGTGACTACGATAAATTTCAAGAAGTCTATGCTATGAAGAAATCGCAGCTCGAAGCTGCTTATAATAAGCAACAGAAAGAAATTGCAGATTTGAAAGACTTCGTAGCCCGCAATAAAGCACGTGTAGCTACAAGAAATATGGCAATGTCCCGCCAGAAAAAGCTGGATAAGATGGATATGATCGAATTGGCTTCCGAGAGACCGAAGCCTGAGTTTCGCTTCAAAGAAGCAAGAACACCGGGAAGATATATTTTCCAGGCGAAAGACCTTGTGATAGGCTATAATGAACCGCTCTCCTCTCCTTTGAATCTGGAAATGGAGCGAGGACAGAAAATTGCCCTTATCGGTGCAAACGGTATTGGTAAATCCACTCTTTTAAAGAGTATTCTGGGATTGATCCCCGCCCTATCCGGCGATGTGACTCAGGGGGATTACTTAAACATCGGTTATTTCGAGCAGGAAATGGACCAGAATGTAGCTACGACCTGTATCGAAGAAATATGGAAAGAATTCCCCTCCTATACACAATACGAGGTACGGTCTGCCCTTGCGAAATGCGGACTGACTACGAAACATATCGAAAGCAAAGTGAAGGTATTAAGCGGAGGCGAGCAGGCAAAAGTAAGGTTATGCAAGCTGTTGAATCGGGAAACCAATGTCCTTCTTCTGGATGAGCCTACCAATCATCTGGATGTGGATGCCAAAGCAGAACTTAAACGTGCACTTTCCGCATATAAAGGCAGCATTCTTCTCGTCTGCCATGAACCTGAATTCTATGAAGGATTAGTCACTGATGTATGGGATTGTACGAAATGGACAACGAAGATCTTCTAA
- a CDS encoding ABC transporter substrate-binding protein → MKLKRLTALLLAGTMALSLAACGGGGTSTTTNTDSSGTEAAAEKKDEGTAQASGDKIVVWTLAEDLKQFAERYTEETGNEVEVLVIAPADYSTKLTSALGAKSSEVDVIVGEPQMIPNFFEAGFFDDLTQYNVDDYKDSIMDYIYEAGKDESGIQRALSYQVTPGSIIYRRDLAKEMFGNDDPAFISEKFKDFGTILETAREVKDAGYRLFSDSGNLRWYVNTQEPWVKDGVLNLSQSALDYMDSAVALYQEDLVAHAPEWSAAWYASMAGELPLNAGWTDLAELEGAEMTQVFSYSLPSWGALIIRDNAADNKGNFGICKGPSSYFGGGTFLGINSYSEKKDAAWEFVKYCTLNDETAQWWLEKSNGDVVSNLAVLEANKDYTNESFGGQNTYEFYMEEAKNIDYSVKTKYDDQIGNFWGSSIEAVQKGEMTREEAIEDFYMQVETNFPEITVTR, encoded by the coding sequence ATGAAGTTAAAAAGATTGACGGCTCTTTTACTGGCCGGAACAATGGCATTATCCCTGGCAGCATGCGGCGGTGGAGGTACCAGTACAACAACCAATACTGATAGCAGCGGCACAGAAGCGGCTGCGGAGAAAAAAGACGAAGGTACTGCGCAGGCAAGCGGCGATAAAATCGTAGTATGGACGCTGGCAGAAGATCTTAAGCAGTTTGCAGAACGCTATACGGAAGAAACGGGCAACGAAGTAGAGGTTTTAGTAATTGCTCCGGCAGACTATTCCACAAAACTTACTTCCGCATTGGGAGCAAAATCCAGTGAAGTAGATGTAATTGTAGGTGAGCCTCAGATGATTCCTAACTTCTTCGAAGCAGGATTCTTTGATGATTTAACACAATACAATGTAGATGATTACAAAGATAGCATTATGGATTATATATATGAAGCGGGCAAGGATGAAAGCGGTATCCAGAGAGCACTTAGCTATCAGGTAACACCGGGAAGCATTATTTACCGCCGTGACCTTGCAAAAGAAATGTTCGGCAACGATGATCCTGCTTTTATATCTGAGAAGTTCAAAGATTTCGGTACTATTCTTGAAACAGCAAGGGAAGTAAAAGATGCAGGATACAGACTTTTCTCCGATTCCGGTAACTTAAGATGGTATGTAAATACGCAAGAACCTTGGGTAAAGGATGGCGTTCTCAACTTAAGCCAATCCGCACTCGATTATATGGATTCCGCAGTTGCTTTATATCAGGAAGATCTGGTAGCGCACGCGCCCGAATGGTCTGCAGCATGGTATGCTTCTATGGCAGGTGAACTTCCCTTAAATGCAGGATGGACTGATCTTGCAGAGTTAGAAGGCGCAGAGATGACACAGGTATTCTCCTACTCCCTTCCTTCATGGGGTGCTTTAATTATTCGTGATAATGCAGCGGATAATAAAGGTAACTTTGGAATCTGTAAAGGACCTTCTTCCTATTTCGGAGGCGGTACTTTCCTCGGAATCAATTCCTATAGCGAGAAAAAGGATGCAGCATGGGAGTTTGTAAAATATTGTACATTGAATGACGAAACAGCACAGTGGTGGTTAGAGAAGTCAAACGGTGACGTAGTATCCAATCTGGCAGTTTTGGAAGCGAACAAAGACTATACAAACGAATCCTTCGGCGGTCAGAATACCTATGAATTCTATATGGAAGAAGCGAAGAATATCGACTACTCCGTAAAGACGAAATATGATGACCAGATCGGTAACTTCTGGGGATCATCTATCGAAGCGGTACAAAAAGGTGAGATGACAAGAGAGGAAGCGATTGAAGACTTCTATATGCAGGTGGAAACAAACTTCCCTGAAATCACGGTTACAAGATAA
- a CDS encoding carbohydrate ABC transporter permease, with translation MIKRVNQTIIYAVLLLLSIICLLPFIMMLVNATREGTDIMKSFTLIPDSYLADNWAIVQKNLNIPRGFVNSIFISVLSTLLAAYFSSLTAFGFAFYKFKGRKVIFTVIIVSMMIPAQLGLLGFYDLSMKLGLIDSYIPLIIPSIASPAIVFFLRQYILSVMPKSLLEAPRIDGASELYIFHRIGIPIMAPGIATMSIGIFIGSWNSYLLPLVILNSQKRFTLPVMIASLNSVKDIASNIGATYVAVAISVVPIIIVFCFCSKYIISSISSGSVKE, from the coding sequence ATGATAAAGAGAGTGAATCAGACCATTATATATGCAGTGCTTTTATTGCTTTCCATCATCTGTCTTCTGCCCTTTATTATGATGTTAGTCAATGCGACAAGAGAAGGGACGGATATTATGAAAAGCTTTACGCTGATACCGGACTCCTATCTTGCAGATAACTGGGCAATTGTCCAGAAGAACCTGAACATTCCGAGGGGATTTGTCAACAGTATTTTTATTTCTGTACTTAGTACGCTTCTGGCAGCGTATTTTTCATCCCTTACCGCTTTTGGATTTGCCTTTTATAAGTTCAAGGGAAGGAAGGTAATTTTTACCGTTATCATCGTTTCCATGATGATTCCGGCACAGCTTGGATTGCTTGGATTTTATGATTTATCCATGAAGCTCGGACTGATCGACAGCTATATTCCGTTGATTATTCCTTCCATAGCTTCTCCGGCCATCGTATTTTTCTTGAGGCAGTACATTCTATCGGTAATGCCCAAATCACTGTTGGAAGCTCCGCGTATCGACGGTGCGAGTGAACTCTATATCTTCCATAGAATAGGGATTCCCATTATGGCTCCGGGCATTGCGACGATGTCGATCGGTATTTTCATCGGTTCCTGGAACAGTTATTTGCTGCCATTAGTTATCTTGAATTCTCAGAAGAGATTTACTTTACCGGTTATGATAGCTTCGCTGAATTCGGTGAAGGATATCGCATCTAATATTGGTGCTACCTATGTGGCGGTAGCGATATCGGTAGTTCCGATTATTATCGTATTCTGCTTCTGCTCGAAATATATTATCAGCAGTATTTCTTCAGGAAGTGTAAAAGAATAG
- a CDS encoding response regulator produces MNTLLIVEDEKMIRQGLKTMIQRSGVEVNTILECNNGQSAYEILNSQKVDVMFTDIRMPKMDGIELVAAVSELTYKPLIVAVSGYDDFSYAVEMLRGGVREYILKPVERERVKSILETFEKELIRRAAEEEELRNIGKNQLKYVMAGDVTRKEMQMVAEWFEARPVSKDYYILCTQMQEEKEVNDENILYWQDMEKSSVYVVKGDDKAEFLKEKLSQAHTGISRRYQGVEYVKAAYQEAKAARKEAFCTGRYEVNYEEIRMDADKPNAEKMNRIAQQIGTSRIEESLSDIRQIVKDTKRKKYSALTFEEDICSFIDAIMNIYQNVIPKEVEQAARFKEIYSFSDIDAFTEELTGWLTDFHGRLDTEFDDYKNKQKMQEAIGYIHENFDKDLNMAVVSNYVSMNYSLFSYVFKQYTGKNFVNYLKEFRIGEAKKLLEQTDIRVAEISHRVGYENEKHFMKIFRSVCGVSPTEYRKNMQTIKR; encoded by the coding sequence ATGAATACGCTCCTTATTGTAGAAGATGAGAAAATGATACGTCAGGGTCTTAAGACGATGATACAACGTTCCGGCGTTGAGGTAAATACGATATTGGAATGTAACAATGGGCAGAGTGCTTATGAAATATTGAACAGTCAAAAGGTGGACGTGATGTTCACCGATATTCGTATGCCTAAAATGGATGGAATTGAGTTGGTGGCGGCTGTTTCGGAGTTAACTTATAAGCCTTTAATTGTAGCGGTTAGTGGATATGATGACTTTTCTTACGCGGTAGAGATGTTGCGCGGAGGTGTTCGGGAGTACATTTTAAAACCTGTGGAGCGGGAACGGGTGAAGTCTATTCTGGAAACCTTCGAAAAGGAGCTTATCCGAAGGGCTGCAGAAGAAGAGGAATTGAGAAATATTGGAAAGAACCAGTTAAAATATGTAATGGCCGGAGATGTGACGAGAAAAGAAATGCAGATGGTTGCCGAATGGTTCGAAGCGAGACCGGTCAGTAAGGATTATTATATACTCTGTACCCAGATGCAAGAGGAAAAGGAAGTAAATGATGAGAATATTCTCTATTGGCAGGATATGGAGAAGAGTTCGGTCTACGTTGTAAAGGGGGATGATAAGGCAGAGTTCCTGAAGGAGAAACTTTCTCAGGCACATACAGGGATTAGCAGGAGATATCAGGGAGTGGAGTATGTAAAGGCTGCTTATCAGGAAGCGAAAGCGGCGAGAAAGGAGGCATTTTGTACCGGACGTTATGAGGTGAACTACGAAGAGATACGTATGGATGCGGATAAGCCCAACGCCGAGAAAATGAACCGGATCGCACAACAGATTGGGACGAGCAGGATCGAAGAGTCGCTGTCGGATATCCGGCAGATTGTAAAGGATACGAAGAGAAAGAAATACTCAGCACTTACTTTTGAAGAGGATATATGTTCCTTCATCGACGCGATTATGAATATCTATCAGAATGTGATTCCGAAAGAGGTGGAGCAGGCAGCAAGATTTAAGGAGATTTATAGCTTCTCCGATATCGACGCCTTCACTGAAGAACTTACCGGATGGCTGACGGATTTTCACGGGAGGTTGGATACGGAATTCGATGACTATAAGAATAAGCAGAAGATGCAGGAAGCCATAGGCTATATTCATGAGAATTTCGATAAAGATTTGAATATGGCTGTAGTTTCTAATTATGTATCTATGAATTATTCTCTTTTTTCCTATGTATTTAAGCAATATACAGGAAAGAACTTTGTGAATTATCTGAAGGAATTCCGTATAGGAGAAGCGAAAAAGCTTCTGGAGCAAACGGATATCCGTGTGGCAGAGATCAGTCATCGGGTGGGATATGAGAATGAGAAACATTTCATGAAGATATTCAGAAGTGTATGTGGAGTGTCTCCGACCGAGTATAGAAAAAACATGCAGACGATAAAAAGGTAG
- a CDS encoding extracellular solute-binding protein, which produces MWRRIGTLALLGLFLGGCAGKEEIGGSVQNMEETSSEEPVTLDWYVNFSWFTTPWGENAVSKKITQDTGVNINFITPKGNETEKFNALISSDTLPDIITLGWWEPQIDEMIEQGMVYALNELADEYDPYFWEVTTKQVCDWYTREDGNIYCYPNSSYLAEDYEKYDNIGSNQTFLVRKDIYEAIGSPDITTPEGFMEAVRKAAEMFPEVDGQPLIPIGAHAFTFKGCDSFDQFLQNFLAVPYERDGKYYDRYTDEEYIRWLKVFRQLGEEGYLKEDIFIDQRTQMEEKIEKGLYFCMLYQRTDLDVQQKIRYKNDPNSVYIAVDGPKNSRGDDYVLPGTGISGWTVTLISKNCQNPDRAIELFSYLISEEGQKAIYLGVEGVTYDMVDGEPIIKEDVLELLNTDRKEYDRIYGGDDAYWMFQNNVMQLKWNPPLSAPLGQMAQWTYPYTHYLEQYTVDLDVNSKLGYADMKIKELWGGVLPRLLLAPSEEEFDRIFAEYVEKREELGFAQVMEEKTKEMIKIKEKLGLD; this is translated from the coding sequence TTGTGGAGAAGAATTGGGACTTTGGCGTTACTCGGACTATTTCTCGGTGGATGTGCGGGAAAGGAAGAGATAGGCGGAAGTGTACAGAATATGGAGGAAACCTCTTCGGAAGAGCCGGTTACTCTCGATTGGTATGTGAATTTTTCCTGGTTTACGACACCTTGGGGAGAGAATGCTGTTTCGAAGAAAATAACCCAGGATACAGGGGTGAATATTAATTTTATCACGCCGAAGGGAAACGAGACGGAGAAGTTCAATGCGTTGATTTCTTCCGATACGCTGCCCGATATCATTACTCTTGGCTGGTGGGAACCTCAAATCGACGAGATGATAGAACAGGGTATGGTATATGCGCTGAATGAATTGGCGGATGAATATGATCCTTATTTTTGGGAAGTGACTACCAAGCAGGTGTGCGATTGGTATACAAGAGAGGATGGGAACATTTATTGCTACCCTAATTCCAGTTACCTTGCGGAAGACTATGAGAAGTATGATAATATTGGATCTAATCAGACCTTTTTAGTGCGCAAGGATATTTATGAGGCCATCGGAAGTCCGGATATAACGACGCCGGAAGGATTCATGGAGGCTGTAAGGAAGGCTGCCGAGATGTTTCCCGAGGTGGACGGACAGCCTTTGATTCCGATAGGAGCTCACGCCTTTACGTTTAAAGGTTGTGATTCCTTCGATCAATTTTTACAGAATTTCCTTGCGGTTCCCTATGAAAGAGACGGAAAATATTACGATAGATATACGGATGAGGAATATATCCGATGGTTAAAAGTGTTCAGACAGTTGGGGGAAGAGGGGTATCTGAAGGAGGATATTTTTATCGATCAAAGGACACAAATGGAGGAGAAGATAGAGAAAGGGTTATACTTCTGTATGCTGTACCAGCGGACAGATCTCGATGTGCAGCAGAAGATACGCTATAAGAACGATCCGAATAGTGTCTATATCGCGGTAGACGGGCCGAAGAACTCCAGGGGAGATGATTATGTCCTGCCGGGAACAGGAATTAGCGGATGGACGGTGACCTTGATCTCCAAGAATTGTCAGAACCCGGACCGGGCCATTGAATTATTCAGCTATCTGATCAGCGAAGAGGGACAGAAGGCTATTTATCTGGGAGTAGAGGGAGTTACTTACGATATGGTGGATGGAGAGCCGATAATCAAAGAAGATGTGTTGGAGCTTTTGAATACGGATAGAAAAGAGTATGACAGAATCTATGGCGGTGATGATGCTTATTGGATGTTCCAGAATAATGTGATGCAATTAAAGTGGAATCCGCCCCTTTCCGCGCCTCTCGGGCAGATGGCACAGTGGACGTATCCTTATACCCATTACCTGGAGCAGTACACGGTGGATTTGGATGTAAATTCTAAGTTAGGCTATGCGGATATGAAAATCAAGGAGCTTTGGGGAGGCGTGTTGCCCAGATTGCTTCTTGCACCCAGTGAGGAAGAGTTTGACCGTATATTTGCAGAGTATGTGGAAAAGAGAGAAGAGCTTGGCTTCGCTCAGGTAATGGAAGAGAAGACGAAGGAAATGATTAAGATAAAGGAAAAGCTTGGACTTGACTAG
- a CDS encoding carbohydrate ABC transporter permease translates to MGKVKKKKGYSSRENMGYAFIAPFVLVFLTFNIYPVVRTLYLSFTDYSGFNIPTWVGMGNYIRVFKDKLLWEAFGNTIRIWGVNIILQLGIAFLLTIVFSDMKYRTRGLSMFRALFYLPNLIAATSVAYLFKTMMDWKYGSFNQIIKGLGIVNEGVDWMGTPPLLRTVVGVVGAWMWFGNSFILLMAGVQGINKDYYEAAAIDGAGRFTVFGKITIPLLKPIMLYVAITSLIGGLQLFDIPYLMTLGQQKQTRAVTTAVMHLYMMAFKNRQIGYAGAIAFILFFIICICSIGVYLMMYAKQSKEED, encoded by the coding sequence ATGGGTAAGGTAAAGAAAAAAAAGGGGTACAGCAGCAGAGAAAATATGGGATATGCATTTATCGCTCCTTTTGTTCTCGTATTTCTGACATTTAATATCTACCCTGTGGTTCGTACGCTATATTTAAGCTTTACAGACTACAGCGGTTTCAACATTCCTACATGGGTGGGAATGGGAAACTACATAAGGGTATTTAAGGATAAACTGCTGTGGGAGGCATTTGGAAATACGATAAGAATATGGGGAGTCAACATTATTTTACAGCTTGGCATCGCATTCCTTCTCACCATTGTATTCAGCGATATGAAGTACCGCACCAGAGGTCTTAGCATGTTTAGGGCCTTGTTCTATCTGCCTAACCTAATAGCTGCAACTAGTGTGGCGTATTTATTTAAAACGATGATGGACTGGAAATACGGCTCCTTTAATCAAATTATAAAGGGATTGGGCATTGTTAATGAAGGTGTTGACTGGATGGGAACGCCTCCTCTTCTGCGTACGGTAGTTGGAGTAGTAGGCGCATGGATGTGGTTTGGCAATTCCTTTATTTTATTAATGGCAGGTGTTCAGGGAATTAACAAAGATTACTATGAAGCGGCAGCCATTGACGGAGCGGGACGTTTTACCGTATTTGGAAAAATTACTATTCCGCTTTTGAAACCGATTATGCTGTATGTGGCGATTACGTCCCTAATCGGAGGACTGCAGTTATTCGATATTCCATACCTGATGACTCTCGGACAGCAGAAGCAGACACGTGCGGTCACCACAGCGGTTATGCATCTGTATATGATGGCATTTAAGAACAGACAGATTGGTTATGCAGGCGCTATTGCCTTTATCTTGTTCTTCATCATCTGTATTTGTTCGATTGGGGTATATCTTATGATGTATGCAAAACAAAGTAAGGAGGAAGATTAA
- a CDS encoding sensor histidine kinase codes for MNRLRGKWQGLKLNIKFTIIIIAFVIVPIVIFSMYLFYDMEKGEIREKRSSMEYSMESSYAQILKNIDSINMSTQFFLSDVFLTDYLVSIKRGESLSTEATREFYNVNIASLERIVNSNPYLYQIRVYADSDSMQEMMPILYRKERMERLGWASDENIYGWKYDYTDMIFDSYMMGQNKKIMSLVTQIKDFEYGELGTLEVALSMDTMFPELYKEGQDWWSCFVDDSGNRYYGIGKEGQDNYIAYVLENTIQGDEGESHTYYTEIEGEPFVIGYLPVKELSGKLIYMDGIASEIGRIHNMRMFFILIMLCILVLLIILINFAVKGLLSQFYSILFSIRQVQKGDLGVVIEGCGTDEMGELGTQINKMLERIRRLMEDNINRERLVKNSEIKALQNQINTHFIYNVLESIKMMAEIDEKYEISDAVTALGKLLRYSMRWVSGNVTVEEEIDYIKNYLALINLRFDYEIYLSLNMSDIIYKQEIPKMSLQPIVENAIYHGIEEMAENTNIYMKGIIEGTDCIIEITDAGKGMSEEEVERLYKKITGEIETSGGSGNGIGLKNVQDRIKMSFGERYGIEIASKLGCYTKIMVRIPLRKNEVLQ; via the coding sequence ATGAATCGGTTAAGAGGAAAATGGCAGGGGCTAAAATTAAATATAAAGTTTACCATTATTATTATTGCCTTCGTTATTGTACCCATCGTTATTTTCTCCATGTATCTCTTTTATGATATGGAAAAAGGAGAAATCAGAGAGAAGAGAAGCAGTATGGAATACAGCATGGAGAGCAGCTATGCCCAAATATTGAAAAATATAGATTCCATCAATATGTCCACGCAGTTTTTTCTGAGTGATGTCTTTCTTACAGACTATCTTGTCAGTATCAAAAGAGGAGAAAGCCTCAGCACAGAAGCGACCAGAGAGTTTTATAATGTCAATATCGCATCTTTGGAACGTATAGTCAACAGCAACCCTTATCTGTATCAGATACGTGTCTATGCGGATAGCGATTCCATGCAGGAGATGATGCCCATTCTCTATCGGAAGGAAAGAATGGAAAGGCTTGGCTGGGCATCGGATGAAAATATCTATGGCTGGAAATACGACTATACGGATATGATTTTCGATTCTTATATGATGGGGCAAAATAAAAAAATTATGTCCCTCGTAACACAAATCAAGGATTTCGAATATGGAGAACTAGGCACCCTGGAAGTCGCTCTGTCTATGGATACGATGTTTCCGGAATTGTATAAAGAGGGGCAGGATTGGTGGAGCTGCTTTGTCGATGACAGCGGTAATCGTTATTATGGCATTGGAAAGGAAGGGCAGGATAATTATATTGCTTATGTTTTAGAAAATACAATACAGGGCGATGAAGGAGAGAGCCATACCTACTATACGGAAATAGAAGGAGAGCCCTTTGTAATCGGCTATTTGCCGGTCAAGGAGTTGTCAGGCAAGCTTATTTATATGGATGGCATCGCATCGGAAATAGGTAGAATTCATAATATGAGAATGTTCTTTATTTTGATTATGCTCTGTATTCTTGTCCTTTTAATTATCCTTATCAACTTTGCAGTAAAAGGCTTGTTAAGTCAGTTCTACAGCATTTTATTTTCCATTAGGCAGGTGCAAAAGGGAGACTTGGGCGTAGTGATCGAAGGCTGCGGAACGGATGAAATGGGTGAGTTAGGAACGCAGATCAATAAAATGCTCGAGCGGATCAGAAGGCTGATGGAAGATAATATCAACAGAGAGCGCCTTGTGAAGAATTCCGAAATTAAAGCCTTACAGAATCAAATCAATACACACTTCATCTATAATGTGTTGGAATCGATCAAGATGATGGCGGAAATCGATGAAAAATATGAAATATCAGATGCGGTAACCGCTCTGGGAAAGCTTCTTCGCTATAGTATGCGCTGGGTATCCGGCAATGTGACGGTGGAAGAAGAAATCGATTATATTAAGAATTATCTGGCTTTAATTAATCTTCGCTTCGATTATGAGATCTATTTATCGCTCAATATGAGCGATATCATTTATAAGCAGGAGATTCCGAAGATGTCCTTACAGCCTATTGTGGAGAATGCTATTTACCATGGTATTGAAGAAATGGCGGAGAATACCAATATCTATATGAAGGGCATTATAGAGGGAACGGATTGCATCATTGAGATTACGGATGCGGGCAAAGGTATGAGTGAGGAAGAAGTGGAAAGGCTCTATAAGAAGATTACGGGGGAAATTGAGACGAGCGGCGGCTCAGGTAACGGAATTGGGTTAAAGAACGTACAAGACAGAATTAAAATGAGCTTTGGTGAAAGATATGGAATTGAGATTGCTTCCAAGCTCGGCTGTTATACGAAAATCATGGTAAGGATACCCTTACGGAAAAATGAGGTATTGCAATGA